A section of the Pygocentrus nattereri isolate fPygNat1 chromosome 18, fPygNat1.pri, whole genome shotgun sequence genome encodes:
- the LOC108412883 gene encoding olfactory receptor 1571-like, whose protein sequence is MNTMVPFENTTFVRPPTFYINGLYNMPHSKYYYMFLCFVYAVTVLGNSFIMGTICLARTLHTAKYIAVFNLALSDLFGSSALIPKYADMFLLENQYISYEDCMTNLFFVFVFMIMQSFTLLALAFDRVIAICFPLRYHAIVTKTTMSLIIGVMWLVSVAIMVVTLALLTQLSFCRSTTVGSYFCDNGPIFRLACNDNSPNFIMAYVYVAIVLCLPLTLIAISYVCIGFALLKISQGADRIKAMKTCTSHIILVAIFYLPILSVYISALTTYIHPNTRIMNSVLTQTIPPMLNPIIYSLKTEEVLQSIKVLYKRIKVNFAMEDPVITITKN, encoded by the coding sequence ATGAATACCATGGTGCCCTTTGAGAATACTACATTTGTGCGACCCccaacattttacattaatggATTGTACaacatgccacattcaaagtatTACTAtatgtttttgtgctttgtgtACGCTGTGACTGTTTTAGGGAATTCTTTTATAATGGGTACTATTTGCCTGGCCCGCACTCTGCACACAGCAAAGTATATAGCTGTCTTCAACTTGGCCTTGTCTGATCTGTTTGGAAGCTCTGCTCTTATTCCAAAGTATGCAGACATGTTTCTTCTTGAGAACCAGTACATATCTTATGAAGACTGTATGAcaaacttgttttttgtttttgtgttcatGATCATGCAGTCCTTTACTCTGCTTGCTTTGGCTTTTGATAGAGTCATTGCTATATGTTTTCCTCTGAGGTATCATGCTATTGTCACTAAAACCACAATGAGTCTGATCATTGGTGTTATGTGGCTTGTCTCTGTGGCTATTATGGTTGTTACTCTAGCTTTGCTTACCCAATTGTCCTTCTGTAGATCTACAACAGTTGGCAGTTATTTTTGTGATAATGGCCCCATCTTCAGACTTGCATGTAATGATAATTCCCCTAATTTCATAATGGCTTATGTCTATGTTGCTATTGTGCTTTGCCTTCCACTAACATTAATAGCCATCTCATATGTTTGTATTGGTTTTGCATTGCTCAAGATTTCACAAGGTGCTGATCGAATCAAGGCTATGAAAACCTGCACTTCCCACATCATATTAGTGGCCATATTTTATCTACCAATCCTCAGCGTTTATATATCTGCTCTTACAACATACATACATCCAAACACTAGAATAATGAATTCTGTCCTGACACAAACAATTCCACCCATGTTAAACCCCATCATATATTCTCTGAAGACAGAGGAGGTATTGCAGTCTATTAAAGTACTCTACAAACGAATCAAGGTGAATTTTGCAATGGAAGATCCTGTGATAACCATtacaaaaaattaa
- the LOC108412884 gene encoding olfactory receptor 1571-like, translating into MTSVVSLDNATFIRPSAFYINGLYNVPNAKYYYMFLCFVYAVTVLGNSFIMGTIYLTRTLHTAKYIAVFNLALSDLFGSSALIPKYADMFLRENQYIPYEDCLTSLFFVFLFMIMQSFTLLALSFDRVIAICFPLRYHAIVNKTTMTLIIGVMWLISATIMSVSVALVTRLSFCRSTTVGSYFCDHGPIFRLACNDNTPSYIMVYVFIAVVLCIPLTLIAFSYVCIGFALLKISHGAERIKAMKTCTSHLILVGMFYLPICSIYISALTTYVHPNTRIINSVLTQVIPPMFNPIIYSLKTEEVLQAIKMLCKRIKVNFATEEPVKNIAKN; encoded by the coding sequence ATGACTTCTGTGGTGTCCCTTGACAATGCAACATTTATTCGACCTTCTGCATTTTACATCAATGGACTGTACAATGTGCCTAATGCAAAGTATTACtatatgtttttgtgttttgtatacGCTGTGACTGTTTTAGGGAATTCTTTTATAATGGGCACTATATACCTGACACGAACTCTGCACACAGCAAAGTATATAGCTGTCTTTAACTTGGCCTTGTCTGATCTGTTTGGAAGCTCTGCTCTTATTCCAAAGTATGCAGATATGTTTCTGCGTGAGAACCAATACATACCTTATGAAGACTGTCTGACgagccttttttttgtttttctctttatgaTCATGCAGTCCTTTACTCTGCTTGCTCTGTCCTTTGACAGAGTAATTGCTATATGTTTTCCTCTGAGGTATCATGCTATTGTCAACAAAACCACAATGACTCTGATTATTGGTGTTATGTGGCTTATCTCTGCAACTATTatgtctgtttctgtagctCTGGTTACCAGACTGTCCTTCTGTAGATCTACCACAGTTGGTAGTTATTTCTGTGACCATGGCCCCATCTTCAGACTAGCTTGTAACGATAATACTCCAAGTTACATAATGGTCTATGTCTTTATTGCTGTTGTGCTTTGCATTCCCTTAACACTAATAGCTTTCTCATATGTTTGTATTGGGTTTGCACTGCTTAAGATCTCACATGGTGCAGAGCGAATTAAAGCTATGAAAACCTGCACTTCCCACCTCATATTAGTGGGCATGTTTTATCTACCCATCTGCAGCATTTACATATCTGCTCTTACAACATATGTACATCCAAATACTAGAATAATCAACTCAGTCCTAACACAAGTAATTCCACCCATGTTTAACCCCATTATATATTCTCTGAAGACAGAGGAAGTATTGCAAGCTATTAAAATGCTCTGCAAACGAATCAAGGTGAACTTTGCAACAGAAGAGCCTGTGAAAAACATTGCAAAGAATTAA
- the LOC108412885 gene encoding olfactory receptor 1-like — protein sequence MTSVESFDNATFIRPATFYISGLYNVPHAKYYYIFMCFVYAVTVVGNSFIMGTIYLARTLHTAKHIAVFNLALSDLFGSSALIPKYADMFLRENQYISYENCLASMFFVYLFMIMQSFTLLALAFDRVIAICFPLRYHAIVTKTTMTLIIGVMWLIAATIIGVSIILITRLSFCKSNTVGSYYCDHGPIFRLACNDNTPSYIMTYIYITVVLCIPLTLIAVSYVCIGFALLKISHGAERIKAMKTCTSHLILVAMYYLPVCSIYISALVTYLHPNTRIINSVLTQTIPPMLNPIIYTLKTEEVLQSIKVLYKRIKVNVAKEDPVKSIAKI from the coding sequence ATGACTTCTGTCGAATCCTTTGATAATGCAACATTTATTCGTCCAGCTACATTTTACATCAGTGGATTGTACAATGTGCCACATGCAAAGTATtactatatatttatgtgttttgTGTACGCTGTGACTGTTGTAGGGAATTCTTTTATAATGGGTACTATATACTTGGCACGGACTCTGCATACAGCTAAGCATATAGCTGTCTTCAATTTGGCCTTGTCTGATTTGTTTGGAAGCTCTGCTCTTATTCCGAAGTATGCAGATATGTTTTTGCGTGAGAACCAGTACATTTCTTATGAAAACTGTCTGGCAAGCATGTTTTTTGTATATCTCTTTATGATCATGCAGTCCTTTACTCTGCTTGCTTTGGCCTTTGACAGAGTAATTGCTATATGTTTTCCTCTGAGGTATCATGCTATTGTCACCAAAACTACAATGACTCTGATCATTGGTGTTATGTGGCTTATCGCTGCAACTATAATTGGTGTTTCTATAATTCTGATTACCAGACTGTCCTTCTGCAAATCTAATACAGTTGGTAGCTATTACTGTGATCATGGCCCCATCTTCAGACTAGCCTGTAACGATAATACTCCAAGTTACATAATGACCTATATCTATATCACTGTTGTGCTTTGCATTCCATTAACACTAATAGCTGTTTCATATGTTTGTATTGGTTTTGCACTGCTTAAGATCTCACATGGTGCAGAACGAATTAAAGCTATGAAAACCTGCACTTCCCATCTCATTTTAGTTGCCATGTATTATCTGCCCGTCTGTAGCATTTATATATCTGCTCTTGTAACATATCTACATCCAAATACTAGAATAATTAACTCAGTTCTAACACAAACAATTCCACCTATGTTAAACCCCATCATATATACTCTGAAGACAGAGGAGGTATTGCAGTCTATTAAAGTACTCTACAAACGAATCAAGGTGAACGTTGCAAAGGAAGATCCTGTGAAAAGCATTGCAAAGATTTAA